The Lichenihabitans psoromatis genomic interval TGTACCGACTTTCGGCATGTAATTGGCCATGATGCGATACCGCCCTTTAGGCATCACGGGCGTCTGCGCAAGCGACCAGAGCGGCGACATGCCGAGACCCGCAAAGGCGATATCATGGTCGGAGCCGATCCGATTGGCCTCGGCGAGATGATCGCGAAGCTCGGCGACGGTCTCATGGATCGTCTCGAGGGGAGCACCCGAAAGTTCAAACTGGCCGCCCGGCTCCAGCGAAATGGCGCCGCCGCCGACCGGGTCGTGTAGGCCGATGATCTCGTCCCCCTCGCGGATCGGTTGCCAGACGCCCCCCGCCGCCATGCCATCGAGAATCGCCTTGATGCCACCCTGCCCCGAGCGGCCGAGATAGGGAACCGGAGCGTGGTCAGCGCGGTAGAAGCCGAATTTCTCGTGTTCGGTACCGACACGAAACTGATCGGCGGGTTTGTTGCCCTGCTCGAACCACGCCACCAAGGCATCTCGCGTGTCCAACGGAGCCGAGTCGGTAACATCACGCGCCATGCTTTGACCTGCATCTCACAAAGCGGTCATGGCGAACCGTGACCGACACACGGCGTCGCGCCGAATTTGAAACTAGATAGGCGGCGTAACCGCAACAGGCAATAAAGCCGCTTAGGCGAATTCATGTACCGTTCATCTGGCGAGCAACAAATTGTGGGGCGGACATAAGCCGCATTGGGCTGCAGTGGGTCCGGTACGTCTCGGAAGGCAGCCTCTTAGGGAGAAAAACATGACTTCGTTCAAGAAGACCATTGTTCTGGCTTGCGCCGCCTCGGTGCTCAGCTTCGGCGTCGCGATGGCGCAGACCGACCCCGCCGCTGCTCCGGCGGCACCGGCCGCAGGCGCAACCGCAGCCCCCGACGCCGCCGGTGGCGACGCGATGGCTCCCAAGAAGACCATGATGAAAAAGCACATGGCCAAAAAGCACATGAAGAAGAAGACCGCGATGTAAGCATCGCGTCTCGCGATGAGTTCGACCCGGTCCGCCTCGCGGGCCGGGTTTTTTGTTGCCCGCACGCCCGCACGCCGCGACGCAAAAGGGTTAACCCATCATTAGCATTTGGTTCTCGACCGCAATCGATCAATCAAAATGATCTCTGCTCGGATCATTCTGCCGCCATGGCGATCCGGTCCGCGAGGCTCGCGCCGGAGATATTGTCGAGACTTGTAATGATGTGGCCCGCCAGAGCATCGGCGAGCAGCGAGGGTTCGGCCTTGTTGCGCAGAAGCGCGATCTTGCAAGACGGGAGCGAGGGGAAATCGTCGGACGAGCCGAGCACTCGCATCCCCGGACGGACGGCGCTCTCGGGCAAGACCGACACGGCGAGGCCGGCCAGCACGGCAGCGCCCACGGCCGTCGAATTCCAGCTCGAGTAAAGGACGCGGAAGGGGCGCCCGATTCCCTCCAGCGCGACTGTCGCGGCATGCCGCCATGTGCAGAAGGAGCGACCGAGCGCCAGCGGCAGCGGGCTGATCTCGTGGATGTCGTGCCGGTTCGACGTGACCCAGAGAAGCCTTTCCCGCCGGATAATCGAGGCCGGACCTCGGTTTTCGGTGTGGGTGATGATCGCGAGGTCGAGATCGGAAGCGGAGATCCGTTCGACCAGCATCGGGGTCGGCTCACACATGACCGTGACCTCGACACGCGGATTGGATTGCGAGAAACGCGCCATGATTTCGGGGAGATAGCGATCGGCATAATCGTCGGGAACGCCGAGGCGCACGCGGCCGGCTAGCTCTGCATCGGCGAAACTGGCCAGGGCCTCGAGGTTGAGCCGAACGATGCGACGCGCATAGTCGAGCATCCGCTCGCCTTCCTCGGTCAACTTCGAGCCGCGCCCATCGCGCTCGAAGATCGGCTTGCCGAGGCGTTCCTCCAGCTTCTTCATCTGCATCGAGACGGCCGACTGCGTTTTATGAACGGTCTCGGCCGCGCGGGTGAACGAGCCCGAATCGGCGATTGCGATGAAGGTCTTCAGTTGGTCGACGTCCAGCAGGGCCGTCATGGGTTCGCCTCCGGTCCGGTGGCAGCGCATCGATGCGCCACGCTAATCATCATCCTAACGAATGTTTCGGATCACAAACATTCGTTTTATTCATCAAGACGAGCGTCGTACAGAGTGTCTGTCATTGATGACGCAGGAGGAGATCATGTCCGACACGACCAGCAGCCCATTCAGATTCCGAAATGCTTTCAAGGCACTCAGGGCAATTTTGGAGCGGCGTCGCGTTGTGGGGCAACTAAGCTCGCTCGACGATTACATGCTGCGCGATATCGGCATCACCCGCTTCGACGTCGCCTCGGTGCTCGCCGAGCCGCTATACCGGGACCCGTCCAAACGCCTTGCCGAACGGGCCCACGAGACCCGGAGGGCTCATCGCGCCATTTCGCGGGAGACGCGGGTCATGATGCCGCCCGCCGGCGTGACACGTCGCGCCGCCTGATCCGTAACGACAGGCGACGCCGAACGGCGTCGCCTCCACCAATTGCGGTCGTGAACGAGAGGGTAGCGGCCTTGTTTAACCGTGACGATCAGCCGTTGCGACCGAGGATATTGGCCAGATTGGCCTGATGTTGCGGCGAGGCGGGCGTTCCGGCCTCGAAAGCTTGGCTGAGATCGTTGAGCGCCGCTTGCTCCGATGTCGAACCGGCAGGCGCCATGCCGGTGTCGGATCGCGTCTCGGCGACGGAATCGTCGGCCTGCGCGCTGGGAGCATATCCACTTGGTCGTGGCGCCGTCTGCGGCCCTGCGCCACCCAGTAACCCGCCCAGAACGCTGCCGATCAGACCGCCGAGACCACTGTCCTGTGCCGTAGGTTGTCCTTGGGTCGGCGTCGCTGCACCGCCTTGGTTCGCTGCGCCACCCTGGCCGAAGATCGATCCGAGGCTGCCACCAAGGCCGCCAGTCTGACCGCCCATCGCGGCGCCGATGACCTGCGATAGGATCCCGCCCCAACTGCCGCTCTGGGCCGAGTGAAACAGACCGCCCATGATGATCGAGGCGAGAACCGGCAACATGGCCTGAATGACCGACGCCGAGACGCCGGATTCCGCCGAGGCCTGCTGGGCTACCTGCGTGCTGGCATGCTGACCACCGAAGAGGTCGCCGAGGACCGACGAGCCGGCTTGGACGGCCGTCGGCGACGTTGCGGTTCCGGCATCCGCAAAAGCACCCTGATGGGTGCTGCTGCCGAGCTGGCCAAGGATCGAGCCGAGCCCGCCCGCGCCGCCTTGCATCTTGTTCTGCAACCCCATCTGGAAGGCGGGCAGCAAAGCATTGATGGCGCTCTGGGTCTGTTCCGGCGTCAGGCCGAAGCGGCTCGAAAGATTGTTGACGGCTTCGCCGCCCTGCGCCGATTGGATGATGTCGTTGAGACTCATGCTGGCATCCTTCCCCTTGGTTGGGGCCGCGCTGTTCAGTCGGGCGCCGGCCGCGACAGCATGGGAATGCTACCGCTCCGTTCAGCTAAGGCAGCGCGTGCCGTTTGGCGAGTCGCCCGGATACCCCATAAGCGGTCGCCAGAGCCGAAAGCCCGAAGATCGCGGCCCCAAAGGCGATACCGAGTTGCCCGCCCTCGACGCCACCATAGGCGGCCCCGATCGTCACGAACGGAATGGTGCCGAGCGAGGCGCGTCCCCAGTTGAACACCAGAGACAGGATCGGATAACCGAGATTGTTGAACGACGCATTGGCGACGAACAGAAAGCCGATGAACAGCCAAGCCGAGACGCCGAAGGTACAGAAAAACTCGATATAGGTGCGCGCTTCGGCCGTCGCGTCGAAGAGGCTGGCGATCAGCGACGAGCACACCCACAGAATGAACCACACTGACAGCACATAGACCGCCGTCATGACGAACGAGGTCGTCAACGTGCGGCGCACCCGATCCAGCAACCCGGCTCCGAGATTCTGGCCGAGGATCGGGCCCACAGCGCCGGTCAGCGCGAAGATGACGCCGAATGCCACCGGCACGACGCGGTCCGTCACCGTTGTGGCCGCAATGGCGGCTTGGCCGAATTTGGCGAACACATGCAGCACGTAGCTGTTGGCAACGGGGGTCGCGAGATTGGTCGCCATGGCCGGGAGCGCGATATTCATCACGGGACGGAGATCGTCCAGCAGCGCTCCGACGCTCGGCCGGCCAACGAGGTTATGGACCCGCACCGCGCCCCAATAGCCGACGCCGAGAAACACCAGCCGCGACACCACCGTCGAAATGGCGGCTCCATAGACGCCAAAATGCAGGCCGAAAATCAGGATCGGATCGATGATAC includes:
- a CDS encoding LysR substrate-binding domain-containing protein, which codes for MTALLDVDQLKTFIAIADSGSFTRAAETVHKTQSAVSMQMKKLEERLGKPIFERDGRGSKLTEEGERMLDYARRIVRLNLEALASFADAELAGRVRLGVPDDYADRYLPEIMARFSQSNPRVEVTVMCEPTPMLVERISASDLDLAIITHTENRGPASIIRRERLLWVTSNRHDIHEISPLPLALGRSFCTWRHAATVALEGIGRPFRVLYSSWNSTAVGAAVLAGLAVSVLPESAVRPGMRVLGSSDDFPSLPSCKIALLRNKAEPSLLADALAGHIITSLDNISGASLADRIAMAAE
- a CDS encoding DUF1127 domain-containing protein, producing the protein MSDTTSSPFRFRNAFKALRAILERRRVVGQLSSLDDYMLRDIGITRFDVASVLAEPLYRDPSKRLAERAHETRRAHRAISRETRVMMPPAGVTRRAA
- a CDS encoding DUF937 domain-containing protein; translated protein: MSLNDIIQSAQGGEAVNNLSSRFGLTPEQTQSAINALLPAFQMGLQNKMQGGAGGLGSILGQLGSSTHQGAFADAGTATSPTAVQAGSSVLGDLFGGQHASTQVAQQASAESGVSASVIQAMLPVLASIIMGGLFHSAQSGSWGGILSQVIGAAMGGQTGGLGGSLGSIFGQGGAANQGGAATPTQGQPTAQDSGLGGLIGSVLGGLLGGAGPQTAPRPSGYAPSAQADDSVAETRSDTGMAPAGSTSEQAALNDLSQAFEAGTPASPQHQANLANILGRNG
- a CDS encoding MATE family efflux transporter, yielding MTGTSTIGVIAIFVVDFLSLVYVSHLHQIDLTAAVGFATQVLFYPVSINIGLTIGVTALVARALGAGDRDRARRLAASGLILSCLFSAVVASVVLIYSRQILSGLGAVGPLRDVAERFLEITLPANVAFAAGMVLSGILRAVGDARRAMYVTLAGGIVTGIIDPILIFGLHFGVYGAAISTVVSRLVFLGVGYWGAVRVHNLVGRPSVGALLDDLRPVMNIALPAMATNLATPVANSYVLHVFAKFGQAAIAATTVTDRVVPVAFGVIFALTGAVGPILGQNLGAGLLDRVRRTLTTSFVMTAVYVLSVWFILWVCSSLIASLFDATAEARTYIEFFCTFGVSAWLFIGFLFVANASFNNLGYPILSLVFNWGRASLGTIPFVTIGAAYGGVEGGQLGIAFGAAIFGLSALATAYGVSGRLAKRHALP